In Geopsychrobacter electrodiphilus DSM 16401, a single window of DNA contains:
- a CDS encoding anthranilate synthase component I family protein, with protein sequence MALTTFSIPLATFDPLLCHQQFFPQGPGFLETLNPQAKTGRYTLVPLRVVDSFRLTHQHLLQTRGKQQRELVGDPLRLLADILSHRAVEQPTDTPFPGGFFGFFGYDLAQQIETLPQKAQRDLPIPQLQLDWVDLTAVFDHQQRMLTLASLNKDTRLDDLKKLAENIIQHQQYPLPAGNLHIPLHPQSRITPTRFMAMVEQTRAYIAAGDIYQANLSCRFDCEIQGSSAELYRRLREINPSPFACLLQWGDFSIISSSPERLVSLRGDLAETRPLAGTRARGKDRVEDQQLATELLDHPKERAEHIMLLDLERNDLGKVCRAGSVRVDELMALERYSHVTHIVSNVCGRLEAGMTPFDLLRATFPGGTITGVPKKRCMEIIDELEPTGRGSYTGSAGYISAGGEMDLNILIRGFQRAGNHLSYQVGAGIVADSDPQREWLECLAKGEALRKVLSEVADAA encoded by the coding sequence ATGGCCCTGACGACCTTCAGCATTCCGCTTGCAACCTTCGACCCCCTGCTCTGTCATCAGCAGTTCTTCCCGCAGGGCCCGGGATTTCTAGAAACCCTGAACCCGCAGGCAAAGACCGGACGCTATACCCTTGTCCCACTGCGCGTGGTCGATTCGTTCCGCCTGACTCATCAGCACCTCCTCCAGACCCGGGGAAAACAACAACGTGAACTGGTCGGCGACCCACTGCGGCTACTGGCGGATATCCTCAGTCACCGCGCCGTTGAACAACCGACAGACACCCCCTTCCCCGGTGGCTTTTTCGGATTTTTCGGCTACGACCTGGCGCAGCAAATAGAGACTCTGCCGCAAAAGGCTCAGCGCGACCTGCCGATACCGCAGCTTCAGCTTGACTGGGTCGATCTGACCGCCGTCTTCGATCATCAACAACGCATGCTGACCCTCGCGAGCCTGAACAAAGACACCCGTCTTGATGATCTTAAAAAACTCGCAGAGAATATTATTCAGCACCAACAATATCCACTCCCTGCAGGAAACCTGCACATTCCCCTGCACCCCCAGTCGCGAATCACCCCTACCCGCTTCATGGCGATGGTCGAACAGACGCGCGCCTATATCGCCGCCGGAGATATCTACCAGGCGAATCTCAGTTGCCGGTTTGACTGTGAGATTCAGGGAAGTTCCGCGGAACTCTATCGCCGCCTGCGCGAGATCAACCCGTCGCCGTTCGCCTGCCTGCTGCAATGGGGCGATTTCAGCATCATCTCCAGTTCTCCCGAACGTCTGGTCTCCCTGCGTGGCGATCTGGCCGAAACCCGTCCGCTTGCCGGCACCCGCGCGCGCGGCAAAGATCGAGTCGAAGATCAACAGCTGGCTACCGAACTGCTCGATCATCCCAAGGAGCGCGCCGAACACATTATGCTGCTCGATCTGGAACGCAACGACCTCGGTAAAGTCTGCCGCGCCGGCAGCGTCAGGGTCGATGAATTGATGGCCCTGGAGCGCTACTCCCATGTGACCCATATCGTCTCCAATGTCTGCGGCCGCCTCGAAGCTGGTATGACCCCTTTCGACCTGCTGCGTGCGACCTTTCCTGGCGGCACCATTACCGGGGTACCCAAAAAGCGCTGCATGGAGATTATCGATGAACTGGAACCGACCGGCCGCGGCAGCTATACTGGCAGCGCCGGCTATATATCGGCCGGCGGTGAGATGGATCTGAATATACTGATCCGCGGTTTCCAGCGCGCTGGCAATCACCTGAGCTACCAGGTCGGCGCAGGAATCGTTGCCGACTCTGATCCACAACGTGAATGGCTGGAATGCCTGGCCAAGGGTGAGGCTTTAAGAAAGGTTCTCAGTGAGGTCGCTGATGCTGCTTAG
- a CDS encoding tyrosine-type recombinase/integrase, with amino-acid sequence MAIRHNKTKNGDIIPGSWVIDYYPEGRNGRRTRQIVNDCSEIEVHAIEMQLRRRRSGIKNLINPRIVDVLPDWLEWVSLHRAPKTYDSILWALKNLKPHFGALTIGEITEIHINKYKTKRKSTPRSCNLEIDYLKSLISWMVERKMCDPLPFRVQRLAYEAPQPKIPSPAELHKWLDHIDNGPKKAIIYIMLRAGLRYAEASRLKWQDVNLIDGVIYYIAKRGKTRASILPEEAIKILAGQAAIVRKANKGKYPTGYIAANPKTGEPYASMKKAFATASRKSGVPIKGPHTLRHICGTYTLEATNDLRLVQETLGHTQIRTTEKYTQISLARLRDGQQRQSDHTGQLD; translated from the coding sequence ATGGCGATCCGCCACAACAAAACCAAAAACGGCGACATCATCCCCGGTAGCTGGGTTATTGATTACTACCCCGAAGGCCGCAACGGCCGCCGCACCCGGCAGATCGTCAACGACTGCAGCGAAATAGAAGTCCACGCCATTGAGATGCAGCTCAGGCGCCGCCGATCCGGAATAAAAAACCTCATCAACCCCCGCATCGTTGACGTGCTCCCCGATTGGCTCGAATGGGTCAGCCTGCACCGTGCGCCCAAAACCTATGATTCAATCCTGTGGGCCCTAAAAAACCTGAAGCCCCACTTCGGCGCACTCACGATCGGAGAGATCACCGAGATCCACATCAACAAATACAAAACCAAACGCAAAAGCACACCCAGATCCTGCAACCTGGAAATTGACTACCTCAAAAGCCTCATCAGCTGGATGGTCGAACGCAAAATGTGCGACCCGCTCCCCTTCCGCGTGCAGCGCCTCGCCTACGAAGCCCCACAACCAAAAATACCCAGCCCGGCAGAGCTGCACAAATGGCTCGATCACATCGATAACGGCCCCAAAAAAGCCATCATCTACATCATGCTGCGTGCCGGACTCCGCTATGCCGAAGCCAGCCGCCTAAAATGGCAAGATGTCAACCTGATCGATGGCGTCATCTATTACATCGCCAAACGTGGCAAAACGAGAGCCAGCATCCTCCCCGAAGAGGCCATTAAGATCCTTGCCGGCCAAGCCGCCATAGTCCGTAAAGCCAACAAAGGTAAATATCCCACAGGTTATATCGCCGCAAACCCCAAAACCGGCGAACCTTACGCCAGCATGAAAAAAGCCTTCGCCACCGCCAGCCGAAAAAGCGGAGTCCCCATAAAAGGCCCTCACACCCTCCGCCATATTTGTGGTACATACACCCTCGAAGCCACCAACGACCTGCGCCTGGTACAAGAGACCCTCGGACACACCCAGATCCGCACAACCGAGAAATACACCCAGATAAGCCTCGCCAGACTCCGAGACGGCCAACAGCGTCAGTCTGACCACACCGGTCAGCTCGACTAG
- a CDS encoding DUF6731 family protein: MIKKINFDFFKVNMPEGGGTFETLLDSIFALPGEERTYEGTRYHVRLNALRRNKNGRIIGEAAKIRMTDIPEKMKLNGVTDQIDLDEDQGIGDTAAFVYVPDLQILIYQKNRDAVSASSFCTYVSEIEDNEGDVVFDVILEAEALQRLAEMDIIRRFELQVAAPNNSQLFKELGISPDTLLELMNTSPSISANFTFSMGHKRDGSILKKDVVKLCKKLFGRVHDHGAADEKIKLLVSGKEEIGSETEYIDLFNDRMIETVEIDLGENRVVPHKVLTDAALAAWRKRSKELKVMFKEE, encoded by the coding sequence ATGATTAAGAAAATAAATTTTGATTTTTTTAAAGTGAACATGCCTGAAGGTGGTGGCACATTTGAGACGCTTCTCGATAGTATTTTCGCCTTGCCTGGCGAAGAGAGAACCTACGAGGGCACACGCTATCACGTAAGACTTAATGCATTGAGAAGAAATAAAAATGGCCGTATTATAGGTGAAGCCGCCAAAATACGGATGACAGACATCCCTGAAAAGATGAAGCTGAATGGTGTGACCGACCAAATTGACCTCGATGAAGATCAGGGAATTGGTGATACTGCAGCGTTCGTGTATGTCCCAGATCTACAGATATTGATTTATCAAAAAAACAGAGATGCCGTTTCCGCCTCATCTTTCTGTACATATGTTTCAGAGATAGAGGACAATGAGGGTGATGTGGTTTTTGATGTTATTTTGGAGGCTGAGGCCCTACAGAGGCTAGCTGAAATGGATATAATCAGGAGATTTGAGCTTCAGGTGGCGGCCCCTAATAACTCTCAACTCTTTAAGGAGTTGGGCATCTCACCAGATACACTTCTTGAACTTATGAATACATCCCCTTCCATAAGCGCCAACTTTACTTTTTCCATGGGCCATAAAAGAGATGGTTCAATCCTCAAAAAAGATGTTGTTAAGCTATGCAAAAAATTATTTGGACGAGTTCACGACCATGGAGCTGCTGACGAAAAGATAAAACTGCTTGTATCCGGGAAGGAAGAGATCGGTTCTGAAACAGAATATATTGATCTGTTCAACGACAGAATGATAGAAACTGTTGAGATTGATCTTGGAGAAAACAGAGTAGTCCCCCACAAGGTTCTAACAGATGCAGCACTCGCTGCTTGGAGAAAGAGGAGTAAAGAACTTAAGGTAATGTTCAAAGAGGAGTAA
- a CDS encoding DUF6864 domain-containing function, giving the protein MSVSHDVTGVSLSISTGGKDVIRNGLVHSFTEEVKFLIQSLTINCTFITDSDGPRFDTTPVSATELSIDFYNFNSNIGMSMTEALRVGSLDGRVLFLFISTSKAKPQENLRKIEYTFYLGEKVDG; this is encoded by the coding sequence GTGTCTGTATCCCACGATGTGACTGGTGTTTCTCTTTCTATCAGCACCGGCGGTAAGGATGTTATTAGAAATGGCTTAGTCCATTCTTTCACTGAAGAAGTTAAATTTCTCATCCAAAGCCTTACCATAAACTGTACCTTCATCACTGATAGCGATGGTCCAAGGTTCGATACTACCCCTGTTAGTGCAACTGAGTTGTCGATTGATTTTTATAACTTTAACTCCAACATTGGCATGTCAATGACGGAGGCACTCCGTGTTGGTTCTTTAGACGGTAGGGTCCTTTTTTTGTTTATCAGTACCAGTAAGGCCAAACCGCAAGAGAATCTTAGGAAAATTGAATACACGTTTTATCTTGGGGAGAAAGTAGATGGTTGA
- a CDS encoding helix-turn-helix domain-containing protein, with amino-acid sequence MDNFSSRLKKVVAETGLSQSAFAKKIHVSPSLMTEALKGRSQLSERTLHSVEDVFGIKIQWLESGEGPMRTEHSHTNETETAYQIDDTVTLRAVIEAVEEYLQGEKRNLAPAKKAELITTLYEMFSEEEGRQVDKKTVAKLIRLAS; translated from the coding sequence ATGGATAATTTTTCCAGTAGACTTAAAAAAGTTGTTGCAGAGACTGGTCTCAGCCAATCGGCTTTTGCTAAAAAAATCCATGTATCTCCCTCACTTATGACAGAGGCTCTCAAAGGCAGAAGTCAGCTCTCAGAAAGAACCCTTCATTCAGTAGAAGACGTTTTTGGAATAAAGATACAGTGGCTGGAATCCGGTGAAGGCCCAATGCGAACCGAGCACAGCCACACCAACGAAACCGAAACCGCCTACCAAATAGACGACACGGTCACATTGCGTGCAGTGATCGAAGCAGTTGAAGAATATCTGCAGGGCGAAAAACGCAATCTGGCACCGGCCAAAAAAGCCGAGCTGATCACCACGCTCTATGAAATGTTTTCAGAAGAAGAAGGAAGGCAAGTAGACAAAAAAACTGTCGCCAAGCTGATTCGGCTGGCGAGTTGA
- a CDS encoding phage regulatory CII family protein: MESYEAMRRAVGGAAVKVARRLGRSSSMVQKWCEPSNDFTTSGALNPLDRIEGVIEVAVQERRRSCDAYAPIYFLAQRFGGLFLPPIPMTIKTSEISAQLCRTVKEAGDAFSVAAKALEDDNLSPNERREILKEAHEAMAAFAEFTRMIESEG; this comes from the coding sequence ATGGAATCATACGAGGCAATGCGACGGGCGGTTGGTGGGGCGGCAGTAAAGGTGGCGAGACGTCTGGGCCGATCGAGCAGCATGGTTCAAAAATGGTGCGAACCATCAAACGACTTCACCACCAGTGGCGCCCTGAACCCGCTGGACCGCATAGAAGGTGTGATTGAGGTTGCGGTTCAAGAGCGGCGGCGTAGTTGTGATGCTTATGCTCCGATCTACTTCCTGGCACAACGTTTTGGTGGGCTGTTTCTGCCCCCTATCCCCATGACAATCAAAACCAGTGAGATCAGCGCTCAGTTGTGCCGCACGGTGAAAGAGGCTGGCGATGCTTTCAGCGTGGCAGCGAAGGCGTTGGAGGATGACAACCTGTCACCCAATGAGCGCCGCGAGATTTTGAAAGAGGCGCATGAGGCAATGGCGGCTTTTGCT